The sequence CCGCAACGCTTTCGCCTTGCGCGCCCCCTTCCAGATGCAGTACCGGCTAAGGCACCATAGCGGGAGCTACCGGTGGGTCGTGGATATGGGAAGGCCCTTCAACGGGCTGGACGGGAACTTCGCCGGCTACATCGGGACCTGCTACGACGTGACCGACCGGCTCGAAGCCGAGGAGGCGAGAAGGGCGCTGGAACACCAACTGACCCAGTCCCAGAAGATGGAGGCGATCGGCACGCTGACCGGCGGCATAGCCCACGACTTCAACAACATCCTTACCGCGATCATCGGGTACAGCACCATGATCCAGCTGCAGCTCGAGCCCGCGCACCCCATGCAGGTGAAGGTGGCCGAGATCATGCGCGCTTCCGAGCGTGCGGCGAGCCTCACCCGCAGCCTGCTTGCCTACAGCCGCAAACAGGTTAGCAACCCGGTTCCGGTCGGCGTGAACGGCATCCTCACCAACGTGCAAGCGATGCTGCACCGCCTGATTCCCGAGCATATCGAGTTCAGGATGCAGCTTTGCCAGGAGGAACTCCCGGTGCTCGCCGATGCGGGCCAGATCGAGCAGGTGGTGATGAACCTTTCCGTCAACGCGCGGGACGCCATGGCCAAAGGGGGGATCCTGCGCATCAGCACCGATCCCATCATCCTGGACCAGGAGTTCATCGACTCCCACGGCTACGGGGAGCCCGGCAGTTACGCCCTGATCACCGTCGCCGACACCGGCACAGGGATGGACGCGAAGACCCGGGACCGCATATTCGAGCCCTTCTTCACCACGAAGGAGCCGGGCAAGGGGACCGGTCTCGGGCTCGCCATGGTGTACGGCATCGTGAAGCAGCACAGCGGTTTCATCAACTGCTACAGCGAGCTCGGGCACGGCACCGTGTTCCGGGTGTATCTTCCGCTGATCGACCACCCTGCGGGAAGCGAGAGTGCGCCCGAGGACCAGGCGGTGCGCGGGGGAAACGAGACCATCCTTCTCGTCGAGGACGATGCGGTGATCCGCGACATGGTGCGGGAGCTTTTGCAGGATTTCGGGTACCGGGTGATCACCGCGGTGGACGGGATCGACGCGGTGGAGAAGTTCAAGGTGGCCGGAGACCGGATTGCGCTGGTGATCTTGGACGTGATCATGCCGCGCATGAACGGGCGCGACGCCTACGAGGCGATAGCCGCCATCTCTCCCGGGGTGAAGGCGATGTTCATGAGCGGTTACACCGCGGACATCGTCACCGACACGCTGACCAAGGGGGACCCCCGCCACTTCGTGTCGAAGCCGATCAAGATCAACGAACTGCTCGGGAAGGTGAGGGACATACTGGACGAAGGCTGAACGGCCGTTCAACGTTCAACGTTCAACGTTCAAGGTTCAAGGTTCAGGGGTCAACGTTTGGTGTTTGATGCTGTCACGAGGTGGGAGCCCCCCCTCGCCTCCGGCAGAAGGGAGAGAGGGGGGGGTAACGTTGAACGCTGAACGTTGAACGGTTTCTAGCCTTCCTTGACCGCCGCGAGGAGCTGGGCCAGGGTAAGCCCCTGCTGCACCGGCTCGGCGAAGGGGCCGGCACCGGCACGGTACAGGTCGAAACGCGGCGCGCGCCCGGCCTGGTCGTTCACCAGACGCGAAGCGACGATCCCCGCCTGCGCAAGCTGCGGCTGCGCGCAGCAGTTCGGACAACCGGAAATCGCCCAGTTCATGGCAAGCGCCTCATCCCCAAGCTCCGCCACCACGGCGGCCGCCACCTCCCGGGTCGGGGCAAGCCCCATGATGCACTCATGGCTCCCCGGGCAGCACCGGAAGACCACCCGCTCCGCAGCGCTCGCTCCGGCAAACCCCGCCTGCGCCAACGCCTCGCGCGCCTTCTCCCGATCCGCCCCCTCGACCACGTGCATCACCACGGTCTGGTTCCCGGTCACCATGAGGATCCCGCCGCAAAACTGCGCCGCGACACGGGCAAGGGCAGCGAGCCCTTCCGCCTGCAGCTCCCCGGCAAAGACATGCGCCTCGAGCCGATCCTCAGAGTCTGCGGGTACCGGCACCAGGCTCCCGGTCAGGGTGGGAACGGTGGTAAGCTCCTCGAGCGCCACTTCCCCCAGCACCCTGCGGCGGAACTCCTCCTGCCCGATCTCGCGCACGAGGTGCTTCAGACGCTTCGGGGGAGGCGTGTTTGCCTCGTACTCCCTGAGCACGTTCTCGGTAAGCGGGATGAGGGCATCCTCCGCGACCCCTTGCGCCAGCAAAAAGCCCGGGGTCGGCTCACGCCCGAGCCCGCCGGCCGCGTAGACGTCGTAGCGCGACCTTTCATCATCGGAGGGGACGGGGATGAAGCAGAGGTCCTGGATCAGGTGCCTGCGGCTTGCCGTGTCCGCCTCGACGCCGATCTTGAACTTCTTCGGGAGTTTCTCGAAACGCGGGTTCCCGGTGAAGTGCCGGTGGATCTTCCTGACCAGCGCCTCGAGAGCGGGCGCTCCGGCTGCGGAGAGGCTCCCGCAGATGACGCCGCGCACCGCGCCGCCGCAGGCGCCACGGTTGTACAACCCAACCTGGGCGAGCTGGGCCGCAACCGAAGGGAGCGCCTCCTCGGACAGCCAGTGCAGCTCGATGCTCCCCCTCGTGGTGAGATGCACGAGACCGCGCGCGTGGACCCCGGCTACCTGCGCCACCTTGAGCGCCTGGTCGGCGGAGATGATCCCGGCGGGGAGCTTGACGCGCTGCATGAAAAACTCCTTCTGGCGCTGGGGGTAGATCCCCTCCAGGCGCAGATTTCTGTCTATGGACATGGCTTTTGTCTCCTGTACGTTAAAAGCCGGCCGCAGCCGGCATGGTGACGGATAGTACAGGAAATGCCTCGGCCCCGGCAACGAAAAAGGCTTCAGTGGATGTCATCCTGCGCCGATGAGAAAGGTGCGCCGGACAGGCAAACGACGGCGCCGCTCAGAAACACGCCGATGCGGGTTTGCACCTATGACCGAATTCCCAGAGCAGCCGGAAATACTCGTCGTTGACGACAGCGCCGCCATACGCAGCTACGTGGTAGCCCTCCTCTCCCAGGACGGCTACCGGGTACGGGAGGCGGTGGACGGGGTGAGCGCCCTCGTCGCCTTGGCCAGCGCTCCCCCGGACGTGATGCTCCTCGACGTCGAGATGCCGGGGCTCTCCGGCCTCGACGTGCTGCGCGCGCCCCCCCTGCACGATCGCATGTATTCCGTGATCCTCTTCACCTCCCAGGGGACCCACGAGCAGATCGCCGCGGGCCTCGACCTCGGTGCCGACGACTACATCGTCAAGCCCTTCCAGGAGGTCGACCTCCTCGCCCGCATCCGTGCCGCGGTGCGCAACACGCGCCAGAAAACCGCCCTTGCCAAGGCACGGCAGGAGATCGAACAGACCCTAGCCAAGCTGCAAAAGACCCAGAGGAAACTGGTCGAGCAGGAAAAAGTGGGAGCCGTCGCCCGCCTTGCCGCCGGGGCCGCCCATTACATCAACAACCCTCTGGGCTTCGTGATGAGCAACCTCTCGACCCTGGAGCGTTACGCCTTCGCCCTGCAGCAGCACGCAAACGCGCTCACCGACCTGCTGCGCGCCGCCGACCCCGACTCCGCCCAGGCTATCCTGCAACTGGAAAAGAAGCACCGCCTGCGCCAGATAAACCTCGACCTCTCCGCCCTCCTGCACGAGACAAGGGAGGGGGGACAGCGC is a genomic window of Geomonas ferrireducens containing:
- a CDS encoding cache domain-containing protein; translated protein: MLFSSMKTKMTLAVFLMVGLLMSATAVTSLLFLQKTFKQNISQQQSILLDSLANQIDDRIFDFTAELDHLAKSLPPDTLEHPKQAQHILDSQIRQRPFFDNSLFLFSEKGMLIAATPQDLNYIGRDFSFREYFRETVRLRRNYISGPFASLQRQSRPIIMFTVPLFGPGQKLIGVLSGSIDLREQHFLHSLASLKLGRNGFLSLYDASRNVLMHPDKKRVLRQDPPGRNEMLDRALSGFQGTAETMTQTGIPVLRSVKRLKSTGWVLAVSYPLDEAYGPLRTARNFLLAGSLAAAILSLLIIWPFMQHLTRPLVSFTKHLEQLPAMGELAQRLAPVTSEDEIGQLARTFNRMLLELERSADFYLTLFENFPALIWRVGTDGAANYFNQTWLEFTGRPLESELGDGWTEGIHPEDVAQCVSTYRNAFALRAPFQMQYRLRHHSGSYRWVVDMGRPFNGLDGNFAGYIGTCYDVTDRLEAEEARRALEHQLTQSQKMEAIGTLTGGIAHDFNNILTAIIGYSTMIQLQLEPAHPMQVKVAEIMRASERAASLTRSLLAYSRKQVSNPVPVGVNGILTNVQAMLHRLIPEHIEFRMQLCQEELPVLADAGQIEQVVMNLSVNARDAMAKGGILRISTDPIILDQEFIDSHGYGEPGSYALITVADTGTGMDAKTRDRIFEPFFTTKEPGKGTGLGLAMVYGIVKQHSGFINCYSELGHGTVFRVYLPLIDHPAGSESAPEDQAVRGGNETILLVEDDAVIRDMVRELLQDFGYRVITAVDGIDAVEKFKVAGDRIALVILDVIMPRMNGRDAYEAIAAISPGVKAMFMSGYTADIVTDTLTKGDPRHFVSKPIKINELLGKVRDILDEG
- a CDS encoding nitrite/sulfite reductase produces the protein MSIDRNLRLEGIYPQRQKEFFMQRVKLPAGIISADQALKVAQVAGVHARGLVHLTTRGSIELHWLSEEALPSVAAQLAQVGLYNRGACGGAVRGVICGSLSAAGAPALEALVRKIHRHFTGNPRFEKLPKKFKIGVEADTASRRHLIQDLCFIPVPSDDERSRYDVYAAGGLGREPTPGFLLAQGVAEDALIPLTENVLREYEANTPPPKRLKHLVREIGQEEFRRRVLGEVALEELTTVPTLTGSLVPVPADSEDRLEAHVFAGELQAEGLAALARVAAQFCGGILMVTGNQTVVMHVVEGADREKAREALAQAGFAGASAAERVVFRCCPGSHECIMGLAPTREVAAAVVAELGDEALAMNWAISGCPNCCAQPQLAQAGIVASRLVNDQAGRAPRFDLYRAGAGPFAEPVQQGLTLAQLLAAVKEG
- a CDS encoding sensor histidine kinase, with amino-acid sequence MTEFPEQPEILVVDDSAAIRSYVVALLSQDGYRVREAVDGVSALVALASAPPDVMLLDVEMPGLSGLDVLRAPPLHDRMYSVILFTSQGTHEQIAAGLDLGADDYIVKPFQEVDLLARIRAAVRNTRQKTALAKARQEIEQTLAKLQKTQRKLVEQEKVGAVARLAAGAAHYINNPLGFVMSNLSTLERYAFALQQHANALTDLLRAADPDSAQAILQLEKKHRLRQINLDLSALLHETREGGQRIALIVQQMAQLELGLASQTMQELELVGLMKTLVDIVTVLAPTGTEVRWSLPEQGVFVRGALTLLNTALVALLKNACEALGSAPGTINVSVASQGEVAEIVISDSGPGIPPENLPSLFDPFFTTKAPDSHVGLGLTIAQRFIAGHGGRILISSDASGTCVRVELPLSQHLDGATAAD